The Onychomys torridus chromosome 4, mOncTor1.1, whole genome shotgun sequence DNA window GGTGGATGTTACTCTCCATCATTCCCTGCTCACAAGCTCTCCTAAGCTGACAGGGACTGCTGCAAGACTCTCCAGACAACTTCAGAAAAGCATCTGCCCACGAGTACTGAATCCACACAGAACAGACTTAAAAGAAGTGATTTGGAAGACAGGATCCACTGTCCTTTATTTAATAAAGTTTAAATGGACAGATCTCACTAGCTAGTCTCTATggacacacatactcatgcacataccCACTTATACATACACTAACCCAGGGCTACCCCACCAATTTTTCACAAAGTCAAGTGTTTGGAGATCCTTTTTTTAacatcttctctctttctgcttcaagTTGCTTAGTCAAAATAATCTGTTCTCCCAAAAGacgaatgttttcttttttctgattttgCCTCTCAATGTCTCTGATTACTCCGTCACGAAGCCTCTAAAAACATAAGAAGCAGATTTTAGTTACCCCCTGAACAGGTGGCTCCCATCCTGTGCCTCCAAATCTAAATAACAGCACCACCAAAATACACTCAAAATGTTCCGATTTCAAATACCCAATTACAATTTTAACTTCTGTACAATGTACATAAAGAAACCACCAAGTAAATCTGGTAATGTGTTATGTTAATACTGAATTGACTGCTTACCACATTGTAAGAATCCCTGAACACAGAAAACTTAAATAGgaattaatgaaatataaaaaaactaGCACTATgttgaattttataaatttaattgctaagtaatacttttttttttttttttttttggtttttcgagacagagtttctctgtgtagctttggtgcctgtcttggatctcactctgtagaccaggctggcctcgaactcacagaggatctgcctggctctgccttcagaatgctgggattaaaggtgtgctccaccaccacctggctctaagagatacttttaaaatgtgatgaGTTAGTACAG harbors:
- the LOC118582416 gene encoding protein PET117 homolog, mitochondrial, whose protein sequence is MSRSSKAVLGLSVLLTAATVAGVHLKQRQDRQRLRDGVIRDIERQNQKKENIRLLGEQIILTKQLEAEREKMLKKGSPNT